The Flavobacteriales bacterium nucleotide sequence TCGGAGGCCGGATTCGGATAAATGAAGAATTGGTTTTCTGCTGATGGGGAATCTTGAACGCCAGTTGCCATCGAGCCCAAAACCCAAAGTCCTGTCTGCATATCTGAAGCTAAAATGTTGCCTGACGGCAGCAAGGGATAAACTCCCCAGCATCCTCTATAAACACCGCTTGTAGCAATTTCGGTAGATGTATCGTA carries:
- a CDS encoding T9SS type A sorting domain-containing protein, encoding YDTSTEIATSGVYRGCWGVYPLLPSGNILASDMQTGLWVLGSMATGVQDSPSAENQFFIYPNPASDQVYVNRSLGTFNYSVFDMYGKQVATGRSAYSFDVSFLQSGMYVLKLQAKGLGHTTRFIKN